From Deinococcota bacterium, the proteins below share one genomic window:
- a CDS encoding FxLYD domain-containing protein — protein sequence TYLVGSVQNTGERTLAEVEVQLGLYGRADEPLGSLTAARGSLAPGHVWSYRVKVTQGGANSYRVLALCGIYARESVRAR from the coding sequence GCACCTACCTCGTCGGCAGCGTCCAGAACACCGGCGAGAGGACCCTAGCGGAGGTCGAGGTGCAGCTCGGCCTCTACGGCCGCGCGGACGAGCCCCTGGGCTCGCTCACCGCCGCCAGGGGCAGCCTCGCTCCCGGCCACGTCTGGTCCTACCGGGTCAAGGTCACGCAGGGCGGGGCGAACTCCTACCGGGTCCTGGCGCTGTGCGGAATTTACGCGCGTGAGAGCGTGAGGGCGCGTTAA